Proteins co-encoded in one Equus przewalskii isolate Varuska chromosome 27, EquPr2, whole genome shotgun sequence genomic window:
- the LOC139079926 gene encoding keratin-associated protein 10-8-like, which translates to MALSFPLTFRSSGTGGPKMLASCSACLFSGVCAALVAVALAYYFYCCPLTALQVLQVPSCPLTAMQVLQVPGCPLTALQVLQVPSCPLTALQVLCVPGCPLTALQVLWAPGCPLTALQVLCVPGCPLTALQVLCAPGCPLTALQVLCAPGCPLTALQVLCAPGCPLTALQVLCAPGCPLTALQVLCVPSCSLTALQVLCAPSCPLTALQVLCVPGCPLTALQVLCVPGCPLTALQVLQVPGCPLTALQVLQVPGCPLTALQVLWVLGCPLTALQVLWVPGCPLTALQVLWVPGCPLTALQVLWVPGCPLTALQVLCAPGCPLTALQVLCVPWLSPHPPAGGFVREKLSQDSPASL; encoded by the exons ATGGCCC TCTCCTTTCCACTGACCTTCCGAAGCTCCGGGACAGGGGGTCCGAAGATGCTGGCCAGCTGCTCGGCCTGCCTCTTCTCAGGGGTGTGCGCCGCCCTGGTGGCTGTGGCTCTCGCCTATTACTTCTACTG CTGTCCCCTCACTGCCCTGCAGGTGCTGCAGGTCCCCAGCTGTCCCCTCACTGCCATGCAGGTGCTGCAGGTCCCCGGCTGTCCCCTCACTGCCCTACAGGTGCTGCAGGTCCCTAGCTGTCCCCTCACTGCCCTGCAGGTGCTGTGTGTCCCCGGCTGTCCCCTCACTGCCCTGCAGGTGCTATGGGCCCCCGGCTGTCCCCTCACTGCCCTGCAGGTGCTGTGTGTCCCCGGCTGTCCCCTCACTGCCCTGCAGGTGCTGTGTGCCCCCGGCTGTCCCCTCACTGCCCTGCAGGTGCTGTGTGCCCCCGGCTGTCCCCTCACTGCCCTGCAGGTGCTGTGTGCCCCTGGCTGTCCCCTCACTGCCCTCCAGGTGCTGTGTGCTCCCGGCTGTCCCCTCACTGCCCTGCAGGTGCTGTGTGTCCCTAGCTGTTCCCTCACTGCCCTGCAGGTGCTGTGTGCCCCCAGCTGTCCCCTCACTGCCCTGCAGGTGCTGTGTGTTCCTGGCTGTCCCCTCACTGCCCTGCAGGTGCTGTGTGTCCCCGGCTGTCCCCTCACTGCCCTGCAGGTGCTGCAGGTCCCCGGCTGTCCCCTCACTGCCCTGCAGGTGCTGCAGGTCCCTGGCTGTCCCCTCACTGCCCTGCAGGTGCTATGGGTCCTTGGCTGTCCCCTCACTGCTCTGCAGGTGCTATGGGTCCCCGGCTGTCCCCTCACTGCTCTGCAGGTGCTATGGGTCCCCGGCTGTCCCCTCACTGCCCTGCAGGTGCTATGGGTCCCTGGCTGTCCCCTCACTGCCCTGCAGGTGCTGTGTGCCCCCGGCTGTCCCCTCACTGCCCTGCAGGTGCTGTGTGTCCCCTGGCTGTCCCCTCATCCCCCTGCAG GTGGCTTTGTACGGGAGAAGCTCTCTCAGGACTCGCCCGCATCCCTGTAA